AGAAACAGACgaatgagacggagaaagggagagatacagacgaGTGTGCCGGAGAAAGCTGAGGAAAATACGAGTGAGACGGAGAAAGTTGACGAAAATATGAGTGAGACGGAGAAAAGGAGCGAAACAGACGAGTGAGGCAGAAAAAGGGTAACAGTTAGAGAAAATAAGGAACAAATGGCACTctccaaaaaaaagaaaaagtggACAATGAAAACAGAGCATTTAATCCAGAATGGACAGACTCCACCAGGATCCTGAGCAACACATTCACTGCCCAACAACGTGCTCTTGAGTGTTCCCTCAGAGTTTCTTGGATTTTGGGTAAACACAAAAGCCATTTACAGATGGAGGGGTTGTCAAAGAATGCATGAGGGCAGTAGCTGAAACACTACTTGAGGGAAAACAAAAAAATGAGCTTTGTGATAAAATAAAGCAAATTCCCATGTCAGCATCATCTGCCACAAAGAAAAGTGAAATATTAACTCAGGATGTGCTAACCCAGCTAGATGAAGCCATGCATAAGGCACCATGTGTAGGCTTAGCTGTGGATGAGTCCACTGACATATGTGACAATGCTCAGCTGTTAGTGTTTGCCAGGTTTTTCAACACAGCCCAGAAAACATTCTGTGAAGACATGTTAGGTGTCACTCCCCTTCAGACCAGTACAAGAGGAGAGGATATCTACCTGGCCATTAAGGAGATGTTAACAAAAAGAGGAATAGAGCCAAAACAAGTGGTTTCAATAACCACAGATGGAGCCCCTTCTATGATAGGGAAAGAAAAAGGAGCTGTAGCAAGACTGAAAGGGGACAATCCTGAGCTTTTATCTTACCATTGCATCATTCATCAATCTGTCCTCTGTGCCTCCCTGTCAGATGAGCATGCTGAGGTGATGAATACAATGATGAAAATGATAAATGTTCTCAGGGCATCCTCTTCCTACCAGCATCGCATGCTTAGGGGAATTCCTCAGAGAAGTTGATGCCAATGCTGATGATCTTTTGCTGCACAACAATGTGAGATGGCTCAGCAAAGGCAGGGTGCTAGAGCGCTTTTGGTCCATCAGGGAGGAATTAGCATCTTTTTGGCAGAGCTAAGCAGTCAGAAGGCAACACAGTTTTCTCTCTTTTAGAAAATGAGAAATGGATGGATAATGTGGCCTTTTTGGTTGACATCACGTCacatctgaatgaactgaatttgAGGCTACAGGGCAAGGACAATTCAATTTGTGAACTGATGACAGCTGTTCGCTCCTTTCAGAGGAAACTTGAAGTGTTCAAGGAAGACCTGCAGGGAGACTGTGTACACTTCCCAGCAGTGCAGGAACAGGTTCAGGGACAGAGAGATTTGTCTTCTTTTGTTGATTTTATTGATAAGCTGATTGTAAACTTCAGCAACCGTTTTGACAGCTTCAGCTTTGGAGAGCAGCTCACCATGTTCATTCAGAACCCATTTCTGATCACAGATGTCAGGGGTTCTCAAAGGAAGTCACACAGCACTTTAAATGGGTAAATGCTGGGTCTCTCCAGATGCAATTGGTTGATCTCCAAGCAGATGTGGCCCTGAAAGAGCAGTTTGTAAGAACTGACCCTTCCACTTTCTGGTTCCAAATGGTCCCTGAGACTGCTTTCCCGGGTCTGAGGAAAGTAGCCCTATACATCTTGACCATGTTTGGCTCCACATACAACTGCGAGGCAGCTTTCTCCACAATGAACATAATTAAAACTAAATATCGTTCCAGGCTCACCAATGAGCACCTTCACATGTGTATGAGAATGGCCCTGACTCCATTCAAGCCCAGGTTTAAAATTCTGGCAAGACAGGCTAAGCTCAATTCTCTCACTGAGCAAAAACATGGTGGAGTGGGATATGAGGGGAAGAAAGTGATACTCTAAAACTGTTCAATTGTTAAGATCTGTTGAGATTTATTATTTGTAAAATTGGTTGAGACTGTTGAGTCCAAGatgtgaaacagaaaagggaaaTTCAAACTTTCCTCCCTTTATATTATTTTTCTGAAGTTAAACACTTTTTTTTGAAAATGCACAattttcacattttatttattttctcttattTTGACATGCAGCCCTAGTTTTATTTAGTTAATTAATGAGAGCACATTGTACATATCTACAGTCGTACATATATGTTCAGTAGGGCTGCCTCTTGAGTCGATTAGTCGACTAATCGGTCGTTTTGGTCTTAGTCGActaagatttctttagtcgataaGTCATTTTTATGCTTATTCATGCTTAATTACTCATTTCCAAGTAACTTATGAGAACATTTCTGGTGAACACGAGATTTAAAGTGGTGCTTTTGCAGGATTAATTTCGGAGAAACTCAGTTTTACAGATGGTTAATTAACTACATTTATATTGCGCTTTTCTAGTCTTGCACAGCTCTCGTCGATTAAATCAACTAATCGATTAGTCGACAAACTCATATAAGTGTTAGTCGACTAAGAATTTCTTTAGTCGAGGACAACCCTAATGTTCAGTTCTATGTTTCGTGATAATAAATATTGTCAACAAGTTTTTGAATTGTACTGAATTAATTTGATTAGACGGTCAGTTATTGATTACATTCAGAACTACTAGGCTACTTAAATATATATACCACTAAATTGTTAGACATTATGATCTTCTGGACCTTTGCTTCAAAACATTTTCTCTAACAGGACCTTTTTTAAATTTTGTTGAATACCCctgatctagtggaaagccttcccagaagagtggaggcttttatagcagcaaaggggggaccaactccatattaatgcccatgattttggaatgagatggatTTGAGGGTCCATGCCAACGCTTTTCAAccttctgagggggaagaggcgctgtcgcgtcttcttcatgactgtgtgcgcgtgtgtggaccatttcatgtccttagtgatttggacacagaggaacttgaagctctcgacccactccattgcggccccgtcgatgtgggaGTGCTCGCCCCcacatttcctgtagtccacgatcagctccttggtgttgctgacgttgagggagaggttgttgtcctggcaccacactgccaggtcactaacctcctccctataggctgtctcattgccgccgttgatcaggcctaccaccgttgtgtcgtcagcaaacttgatgttgGAATCGTGCGTAACCAcatagtcgtgggtgaacagggattacaggaggggactaagcacacacccctgtggggcccccgtgtcgagggtcagcgtggtggaggtgacattgcctaccctcaccacctggggtcggcccgtcaggaagtccatgatccagttgcagagggaggtgttcagtcccagggtccttagcttggaggagactatggtgttgaacgcagagctgtagtcgatgaacagcattctcacataggcaTTCCTCTAATCTAGGTGGGTGAGGTCAGTGTGGAGTACAGTTGAAATTGCATCATCTAtgtatctgttggggcgatattcaaattggagtgggtctcaAGGGTGTCTGGGATAATGGAGTTGATGTAgtctctcgaagcacttcatgattacaaatGTGAGCGCTACAAGGCGTTAGGTattgtggcaggtagccttaagagttcttgggaacagggatgatggtggtcatcttaagacgtggggattacagactggaacaaggagaggttgaaaatgaccgtgtatatgcctgccagctgtttgtgattttctggatttttgttttagattctgtctctcacagttgaagtgtacctatgataaaaattacagacctctacatgctttgtaagtaggaaaacctgcaaaatcggcagtgtatcaaatacttgttctcccctgtactgtacagtgggggaaaaaaatatttagtcagccaccaattgtgcaagttctcccacttaaaaagatgagagaggcctgtaattttcatcataggtacacgtcaactatgacagacaaaaatataatttttttctccagaaaatcacattgtaggatttttaatgaatttatttgcaaattatggtggaaaataagtatttggtcaataacaaaagtttctcaatactttgttatataccctttgttggcaatgacacaggtcaaacgttttctgtaagccttcacaaggttttcacacactgttgctggtattttggcccattactccatgcagatctcctctagagcagtgatgttttggggctgtcgctgggcaacacggactttcaattccctccaaatattttctatggggttgagatctggagactggctaggccactccaggaccttgaaatgcttcttactgaagccactccttcgttgccgggcggtgtggtttgggatcattgtcatgctgaaagacccagccacgtttcatcttcaatgcccttgctgatggaaggaggttttcactcaaaatctcacgatacatggccccattcattctttcctttacacggatcagtcgtcctggtccctttgcagaaaaaacagccccaaagcatgatgtttccacccccatgcttcacagtaggtatggtgttctttggatgcaactcagcattctttgtcctccaaacacgacgagttgagtttttaccaaaacgttctattttggtttcatctgaccaaatgacattctcccaatcctcttctggatcatccaaatgcactctagcaaacttcagacgggcctggacatgtactggcttgagtccctggcggcgtagtgtgttactgatggtaggctttgttactttggtcccagctctctgcaggtcattcactaggtcctcccgtgtcgttctgggatttttgctcaccgttcttgtgatcattttgacccacggggtgagatcttgcgtggagccccagatcgagggagattatcagtggtcttgtatgtcttccatttcctaataattgctcccacagttgatttcttcaaaccaagctgcttaccaattgcagattcagtcttcccagcctggtgcaggtctacaattttgtttctggtgtcctttgacagctctttggtcttggacatagtggagtttggagtgtgactgtttgaggttgaggacagatgtcttttatactgataacaagttcaaacaggtgccattaatacaggtaacgagtggaggacagaggagcctcttaaagaagaagttagaggtctgtgagagccagaaatcttgcttgtttgtaggtgaccaaatacttattttccaccataatttgcaaataaattcattaaaaatcctacaatgtgattttctggattttttttcctcaatttgtctgtcatagttgacgtgtacctataatgaaaattacaggcctctctcatctttttaagtcggagaacttgtacaattggtggctgactaaatacttttttcccccactgtatatatttgctggaagaatatatgggggattggaagtgatgcagacaattaaattgatggaagttacaatctatctgcaatattaaagctgatctacccccaaattTTTTGTTTTTAAGTCCTGTGGTCTATCTGAGTTGGTGGGCTGAACTCAGTGGCTGGTGGGCTAAAGTCAGTGGCTGGTGGGCTGAACTCAGTGGCTGGTGGGCTAAACTCAGTGGCTGGTGGGCTGAACTCAGTGGCTGGTGGGCTAAACTCAGTGGCTGGTGGGCTAAACTCAGTGGCTGGTGGGCTAAACTCAGTGGCTGGTGGGCTAAACTCAGTGGCTGGTGGGCTAAACTCAGTGGCTGGTGGGCTAAACTCAGTGGCTGGTGGGCTGAACTCAGTGGCTGGTGGGCTAAACTCAGTGGCTGGTGGGCCAAACTCAGTGGCTGGTGGGCTGAACTCAGTGGCTGGTGGGCTGAACTCCGGTGGCTGGTGGGCTGAACTCAGTGGCTGGTGGGCTGAACTCAGTGGCTGGTGGGCTAAACTCAGTGGCTGGTGGGCTAAACTCAGTGGCTGGTGGGCTAAACTCAGTGGCTGGTGGGCTAAAGTCAGTGGCTGGTGGGCTAAACTCAGTGGCTGGTGGGCTAAAGTCAGTGGCTGGTGGGCTAAACTCAGTGGCTGGTGGGCTAAACTCAGTGGCTGGTGGGCTAAACTCAGTGGCTGGTGGGCTAAACTCAGTGGCTGGTGGGCTAAACTCAGTGGCTGGTGGGCTAAACTCAGTGGCTGGTGGGCTAAACTCAGTGGCTGGTGGGCTAAACTCAGTGGCTGGTGGGCTAAACTCAGTGGCTCGTGGGCTAAACTCAGTCGCTCGTGGGCTAAACTCAGTGGCTGATTAAATTGATCGATGATTGAAGTGTTCATCATCAGAAGCATATTTTCCCCTACTTGAATCAGTCTTGATTAAAACAGTCACAGGTGATGATTATGATTATAATGgcttgtggacacacacacacacacacacacccacatacatacacagagaaacacaaacacacacacacacagagagagaaacacacacagatttttaaaaaaaaatataaacacacaggcacacacagagaaacgaatacacacacagagacacacacacacacagagaaacaaacacacacagagacacgcacacagagaaacaaaaaacacacacacaggcgcacacacacaacgAACCTGAGACACTACGTATAACGTAAACAACGGTGGAAGAAGAATGGATTACACAACTCTCTTTTCTGATTGGCCACCGATGACATCACCTCTGCAGAGCTCACAGAGACCTCGCCATGACGTCCGTATGAAGAAAGGCATTATGGGATTTCCTCTGTTCAGGCTCTGGCCATGCTCTTCGGCCGCTCAAGGAGAGCCACACCTGGTAAAGGCCTCACAGAGAAGACAGGGAGCCATGCACAGAACAGCCAACACTGAGACCCAACATGTTGCAGTGTATTTCTGCTAAAACAAGCCTTTGTCTTAAAATCTGTGTTAAAACCCTTTACTCTAACACAGCACAGGCCAGGTGTGTGTTGTTCCTTACAGCCTCACTGTTGTATCACCTTAAAGGGACCCTGTtcacattcattcattcataaaaaataaaaaataaaaatcatacATAATCTGATGTTTTAATCAATATTAAAACGTTTGGAGAACATAGAAATAAATCATATAAAATCAAAACATTCTATATTACAGACTACTCTTTTATGTTTAGTTGTCAATTACAAAATCACCACCAGAGGGACCCACTGCACCAAAAGTGTCAAGAGTCAGGGGCTCTTTCTCAATTAGTCTTTCCTCGATtccttgcatcctctctcctcgcctccttcgcAAAAACGAATTGGAGAAGATGGTCAGAGGGGCGTGACCTTGGACCTTCTTCTCCAATACggttgagaaggaggtgaggagagaggatgcaaggaTAGATTCATTGAGATAAGAGCCAGAAACTCCACTTTCGTATATAGCTGCCTTGTTCTGAGTGGTGACACGAGTAGTGGGAAGTGGATGCATAGAGTCAGAACTATGTCCAATAGGTCTGGTTTCATAACATCTCTGTTTTAAATATTCTACTATGAGCTATTTGAGTAGTCTGCAATGTGTTTTTAAGCCATCTCAGTAAAGCGTTACGTATTTTATACCACAACTTGGTTAAATAACAAATAGCACACGTTCTAAACCTCTTAAACATCTAGTTAGAAAATAGACAGAAACACAAAGAGACGTAATGAACAAGTTGAATGAAGCGTCCGTCTCCCACCACTGTACTGCCGTAGTCCTCTGCACTGACTCCCCCAGCCCCCCAggtggcagagcagagcagagttgtGCTGTCAGTCAGTGTCCCTGTCCCTTCCTGCTGGCCGGTGTGTCTCTAGCGTCACTAGCTGGTCAGATATAGAACTCCTGGTCGTCCTCCTCTGGCCCAGCCTCCTTGACAGAGCTGTTCTGAGACACCACCCCATTAATGCTGTCAGAGCTGTCCGATTGGCTGGGGGTGGTGGCATCCCTCAGGGACGGCTGGCCACTCAGGGGCAGGAAAGCGCTGTTGGGGCGTGCCCGCCGCAGGGTGGAAGGCATGCTATTGGAGGAGGCCAGGCTGCTGGTTCTCATTGGAACAGGGGGCCGGCCTAACGTTGACGCCTTGGGCTTGACGTTGGCGGGGGACGGGGAGGGGGCTGGGTCACGTGGAGGTGCAGAGCGAGGGCGTGGTGGAGTGGGTCTGCGGCTCCTAGAGTATGCAGACACTACCGACAGGTCCACGATGCTGCCCGCATCCACCTTTATCCCTGTGTCCACGTCCGTCTCCTCCGCACCAATCAGAGCATCCACGTTGAGGCGGAAAGGCGGGACCAGGGAGGAGCTGAGGGAGTGGGAGTGGCTTCTGTGGTGGGCAGGGCTGGGTGAGGTTCCAGGGGAGGAGCAGGCAGAGCGGGAGCGAGAGCCAGTGAACCCTGCCAGGCTGGGTAGGGAGAACAGAGAGCGGGTTCGACCAGTCCTCCATTCTTTAGAGCGAGCCcccatctccatctcctcctcttcacagGCCAGGGGAAGGGAGGTTTGGGAGGCCTGGCTGGACCTGctgtgggtctgggtctggggcaGGGGCAGGGTTTGGGTCCGGGAGCGGGACGAGTTACGGTGGTAGCGCCGGTTCCTGTAGGAGGCAGGCCCCCGGCCGTATGTGCCCACTGAGGGCAGAGTCATGGCTGGGTCAGTGGGCAGGGGCGAGGGGCAGGGGGAGGAGTCTCCTGGCTGGTCGATAGTGATGTCTGCGCTTGTAGGGGCACACAGGACCTGCAGGGGAGACAGAGTAGTGTTATACTATATAGACTCCACACTATAACACACGTTGATGTTGAAATATGTTAACTATTGCAACGATATCCAGATGTAATACTCCTGTTAGAACTTTTGTATGTTCCTGTTGTCTTTTAGATAGAGaggaggtagttagagaggaggggagaagagtggaggtagttagagaggaggtagttagagaggaggtagttagagaggaggtagttagagaggaggtggttagagaggaggggagaagagtggaggtagttagagaggaggtagttagagaggaggggagaagaggggaggtagttagagaggaggtagttagagaggaggggagaagaggggaggtagttagagaggaggtagttagagaggaggtagttagagaggaggggagaagaggggaggtagttagagaggaggggagaagagggaggtagttagagaggaggggagaagagtggaggtagttagagaggaggtagttagagaggaggggagaagagtggaggtagttagagaggaggtagttagagaggaggtagttagagaggaggtagttagagaggaggggagaagagtggaggtagttagagaggaggtagttagagaggaggtagttagagaggaggggagaagaggggaggtagttagagaggaggggagaagaggggaggtagttagagaggaggggagaagagtggaggtcgttagagaggaggtagttagagaggaggggagaagagtggAGGTAGTTAGAGgggaggtagttagagaggaggtagttagagaggaggtagttagagaggaggggagaagaggggaggtagttagagaggaggggagaagagtggaggtagttagagaggaggtagttagagaggaggtagttagagaggaggggagaagagtggAGGTAGTTAGAGgggaggtagttagagaggaggtagttagagtggaggggagaagaggggaggtagttagagaggaggtagttagagaggagggagaagagtggaggtagttagagaggaggtagttagagaggagggagaagagtggaggtagttagaggggaggtgagttagagaggaggtagttagagagggagggagaagaggggaggtagttagagaggaggagaagagtggaGGTAGTTAGAgggaggtagttagagaggaggggagaagagtggAGGTAGTTAGAGGGGAGGTAGTTAGAGGGGAGGTAGTTAGAGgggaggtagttagagaggaggtagttagagaggaggggagaagaggggaggtagttagagaggaggggagaagaggggaggtagttagagaggagggggagaagaggggaggtagttagagaggaggtagttagagaggaggggagaagagtggAGGTAGTTAGAGGGGAGGTAGTTAGAGgggaggtagttagagaggaggtagttagagaggaggggagaagagtggaggtagttagagaggaggtagttagagaggaggggagaagagtggAGGTAGTTAGAGgggaggtagttagagaggaggtagttagagaggagggagaagaggggaggtagttagagaggagggggagaagagtggAGGTAGTTAGAGGgggaggtagttagagaggaggtagttaagagaggaggggagaagagtggAGGTAGTTAGAGGaggaggtagttagagaggaggggagaagagggggaggtagttagagaggaggtaaagttagagaggagggagaagagtggAGGTAGTTAGAGGGAGGTAGTTAGAGGGAGGTAGTTAGAGGgggaggtagttagagaggaggtagttagagaggagggagaaggaggaggtagttagagaggagggagaagaggggaggtagttagaggggaggtagttagagggaggtagttagagaggaggtagttagagaggaggggagaagaggggaggtagttagagaggaggggagaagagtggAGGTAGTTAGAGgggaggtagttagagaggaggggagaagagtggAGGTAGTTAGAGGGGAGGTAGTTAGAGGGGAGGTAGTTAGAgggaggtagttagagaggaggtagttagagaggagggggagaagagggaggtagttagagaggagggggagaagaggggaggtagttagagaggaggggagaagagggggaggtagttagagaggaggtagttagagaggaggggagaagagggaggtagTTAGAGgggaggtagttagagaggaggggagaagagtggAGGTAGTTAGAGGGGAGGTAGTTAGAGGGGAGGTAGTTAGAGgggaggtagttagagaggaggtagttagagaggaggggagaagagtggaggtagttagagaggaggtagttagagaggaggggagaagagtggAGGTAGTTAGAGGAGGTAGTTAGAGAGAGTAgttaggaggagggagaagagtggaggtagttagaggggggaggaggtagttagagaggagggagaagaggggaggtagttagagaggaggtagttagagaggagggagaagagtggAGGTAGTTAGAGGGGAGGTAGTTAGAGgggaggtagttagagaggaggtagttagagaggaggggagaagaggggaggtagttagagaggagggagaagaggggaggtagttagaggggaggtagttagagaggagggagaagaggggaggtagttagagggaggtagttagagaggaggggagaagaggggaggtagttagagaggaggtagttagagaggaggtagttagagaggaggtagttagagaggaggggagaagagtggaggtagttagagaggaggtagttagagaggaggtagttagagaggaggtagttagacaggaggggagaagagtggaggtagttagagaggaggtagttagagaggaggggagaagaggggaggtagttAGAGGGGGGTAGTTAgacaggaggggagaagaggggaggtagttAGATAGTTAGGTAGTTATtattttctattatttatttttctctctctgcatttgaaaccctcatattaaacaccaatggtattcactaagttgatggtttatatttaggataatgttttacagctttgtcctTAATTTTAACATTTGTATCATTTTATTAGATTATTTAATCTGTTTTCCATGTGATAAAGCCACACAGATGGCAAGAGATCATTAGACACCTGGGagaatctgaagtacccaaaaggacCACTAGATGTCATCTGATACAATTCCTGAATAAAACCTGAAAGTTAAACAATTCTGGTAGTTAACTGGTCCTTAGAAAGTTCCCAGTAATagaccctccctttgcaaccctaaacTCACCTACGTTTGTGACGTATGTatctgtatcagtgtgtgtgattgtgctTTCGGAGAAAATAAAacgtcctcacacacacacacacacacacacacacacacacacacacacacacacacacacacacacacacacacacacacacacacacacacacacacacacacacacacacacacacacacacacacacacacacacacgcacgcacgcatgcacacacacacacacacacacaatacacacacacaatacaacacacacacacacacacacacacacacacacacgttctctCACAGTGCCCTCCTTGTTCTGGGGTATCCGTTTCGGAAGGGATTTCTGTCAGAGGGGTATTAGATAAGTGCTGCTGAAACTCACAGGCGGATTAACATTGTCCCATTACTGAGACCCATGGGCTCTCatccactctgtgtgtgtgtgtgtgtgtgtgtgtgtgtgtgtgtgtgtgtgtgtgtgtgtgtgtgtgtgtgtgtgtgtgtgtgtgtgtgtgtggtgtgtgtgtgtgtgtatgtgtgtgtgtgtgcgtgtgtgtgtgtgtgtgtgtgtgcgtgtggtgtgtgtgtgatgtgtgtgcttgcatgtttGCTCCTATCCACTCAGAAAGGCACGGCCAGGAAGGGGTTAATTGAACATGACAATCACCCGCTCACAGCTCactaactcactcacacactcacacactaacacactcacacactcattaATTATAATACTCATTAAAGTCTCAGCCTGTaagataaataaaaataaattggtcatttagcagacgctcttatccagagcgacttacaggagcaattagggttaagtgccttgctcaagggcacatcgacagatttttcacctagtcggcttggggattagaaccagcgacctttcggttactggcacaacgctcttaaccgctaagctacctgccgccccccctGTTAAGACATCTGTTTGACCCAGGTCTGCCCTCAACAATACCCAGGTGTAAGGAGGTATAAGTATCAAGTATCTGGGCGGCAGGTTTGTTTCTCCACTTCTTAACCCAATGTGGTGGCTGTGTTGTAGCTTGGTAGCATTCAGTAGTGTTCAGGGTTGCGTTCATTAGGGCATAAAATAATTAGCTACCAAAACAAGCGTTTCTCATTGATCGTGTTCAGGACAGGTGGTACCTTTTTTGTAGTACCACTTCAGTCTGTTTCTTTAGTTTCTTGCCAATAAACACAGCCCAGCTCTGTAGCAGGACGTGTCCACTAGTGTTCAGGCCAGCTCTGTAGCAGGACGTGTCCACTAGTGTTCAGGCCAGCTCTGTAGCAGGACGTGTCCACTAGTGTTCAGGCCAGCTCTGTAGCAGGACGTGTCCACTAGTGTTCAGGCCAGCTCTGTAGCAGGACGTGTCCACTAGTGTTCAGGCCAGCTCTGTAGCAGGACGTGTCCACTAGTGTTCAGGCCAGCTCTGTAGCAGGACGTGTCCACTAGTGTTCAGGTCAGCTAGCGTGGTTACTGTTGAACAGTAACCTGTTGTTCATCTATGGCAGTGGTTCTCAAAGTGGGGGTTGCGAGAAGG
The sequence above is a segment of the Coregonus clupeaformis isolate EN_2021a unplaced genomic scaffold, ASM2061545v1 scaf3505, whole genome shotgun sequence genome. Coding sequences within it:
- the LOC123490149 gene encoding protein FAM124A-like — translated: MHAVLCAPTSADITIDQPGDSSPCPSPLPTDPAMTLPSVGTYGRGPASYRNRRYHRNSSRSRTQTLPLPQTQTHSRSSQASQTSLPLACEEEEMEMGARSKEWRTGRTRSLFSLPSLAGFTGSRSRSACSSPGTSPSPAHHRSHSHSLSSSLVPPFRLNVDALIGAEETDVDTGIKVDAGSIVDLSVVSAYSRSRRPTPPRPRSAPPRDPAPSPSPANVKPKASTLGRPPVPMRTSSLASSNSMPSTLRRARPNSAFLPLSGQPSLRDATTPSQSDSSDSINGVVSQNSSVKEAGPEEDDQEFYI